The DNA sequence caCAATGAGAGGTTTCAGTTGGCTCACagcaatgaataaaacatgggaAGGCAATCCCTGATTCCTTATTAaccttaaacaaaaaaaaaaaggcatttttacgATTGCAcgttttgttgttgatgttgacAAGTGCTGAACTGCTGTAATATTTATAAGCTGTTGCAAACTGGTTTAGATATGTTTGTGAGTTAAATCGCTGCTCAGATTTGTTGCTGAATGAAAAGGTGTTTAAAATTGATGGCCCTTGTAGCTAAAAATACACCACCGCCCTTGATGTCTTCTTTTTTGAATCACATCCAGCCCCCGAGGCTTGCTTTAATTTTGGAATCCGCAGGGATGCTTGTCTAttgaaattgttaaaaagaGCCATGATAGAGCCGCTGAGAACAAGTGCATGCCTCTTTTTACCTAACTCGTCTCTTTTAAGATCTTAATTTCTTACAGCGGCCTGGGAATCTGAGGGAAAATGTGCCAGTAGGCGTAACATTTAAACTGGACATTTAAATCCTTATTTGAGTAACTGTCTATCCCATATTCACAGAGATATaatatttggacacttaagtcacacttaaaatttataaatgtcattgcAATAAAGTTGGTGACAATATGTCCAATTTTTCCCACATATGTACTGACCAGGAGTTCTAAATTCTTAAAATGTCTGGGTTTTGGCTTTGTCGTGCTCTCATTATACATTCATTCATGCCTTCATCACAATTCCTACATTATGTATGGGTATTTGCATGGCTCTGACTGTTCACTGTACATCCCACCTTCTAGCACGCCACAATCTAGTGttagtttatttgaaaaaaaaaacaacaatagatAGACTAAACTAAATTTCAGATGCTTTCCGGTTATCAAACGCTAGTGAATCATGTGCATAGTTAATGAGTCGGGTTTATCTCTTAGGACACCTGTGTGAACTGACTTCGTATATCATTGTAAGTCACTCAGGTTAAAGGTAATTGCCAAAAtcagaaaactgaaaaagctgtaacatttgtttaaagatGTCACTCGATTTTGTAAGTGTGGCTCAAGTATCCAAATACTTCTCGGGGGCCATTGCATATGCTTACTTAATGAAGAAGAAAGAGtatctctctctccgtgtgCTTGGTCATCAAACACTCACAGTAACGCTAGCCTGCACACAGAGTTTCCTGTAACTGGTCAAAGAGGTTAATGTGCACACATAGTGTTAGGAGATTAGTCACTGAGAGACGAAACAAACAACATAGGAATAAATTaagtgtgtgttatttatttttaagtatgaaACATAATTGAACTTAGGTAAGCGTAATAGTAATCAATCATATAATTAGAGGAGGCTTGTAAATAAATAGGTTTTACCTATTAAAAGAAGAGTTGAGAATCACAAAAATATTGCTTAATTATAGTTCAGTTAAAACTGATTGTTTGCACTAAGTGTCACCGGTGTGTAACATTCCaagtttgttatttttctgtttttatatttatactaaaaaGATAATCGTCGAGGCAAGATAGTGTGAGGGGGAAATAAAGTAGTTGATGTTTTCTAATTTGTCAGTTAAAATGTGTGTTAGCGTGATTTGCACATTTCATTAATGTTAatggaaaacacaaacatgtgaAGTAAACTGTGTAAGaaatttgttgaaataaaactattgctgaaaatgcatttgatcTGTATCACGCCATTTCAAtcttcattttgaaatgatatgaaatctataaaatattattattttatcaccTGGCTTAATGCGTGCCTATATGCATTTTCCAGGAAGATAATTGGTTTAGTAATCTGTACATCAGGATAAACCCGGTATAGGCCTAATGAAAGCACAAGGAATTAGACTACTGATAACTCCAAGAACTGTATATGGGAGAACTATTCCTAAGAGACACCTAGTGGCTGATGTGTGCAAAAAGCTTTATTACACTACTTTGTCAACATTTAGCAGGtgtgtatatgatatatatatatatatatatatatatatatatatatatatatatatatatatatatatatatatatataatgacttttttttcattcaataaatTTGTACACGGACCAAGGTTCCAGAGAGATCccaatttaatgaatattaataattcatacgTAATTGTTTTGTCGGTTATCTGCAGTTATCTGAACTTTTCGAGCTATTAATGAAATGATTACTATACAGTATTAGTATACAGCACATAAACTAATTCCAAGTATTTCAGCATGAGCAAACATGCGTTTAAAGATTTACAAGAAACAGCGTTTCCGTCAACTGTATCcaaacagtgtgtgtgagagactttTAATTTGTGCGCCCATGAACCGGAACTGATGTCCCCGAGTCTGCAAGAACATCCTACAGAGACCGAAGGAAGTGTGTGGATTGCTCCGTAAACATCATTCAATACGTTTGTTTTCTGTATCTGTATGTGCGTTTGTGTTTTCCCCCACCGAAATATCCGCGCGCTCTTTCGGGGTTGGTGGGTTTTAGTCTGACCGTGTCTTTGGCTTCTGGAGCGCTTTGCAGAGCCCAGAGGAGAAGATGTCTGCAGAGGAGGCGGATAAAACCACCACCACCGATGCTAGTGCAGGAGACGAGGAGGAGGAATGGCTGTACGGGGGTCAGTGAGCGCCAAATCTCTTATGTGCTCTTGTACTTTGTTATTATCGGCTGGGAGAAGTGTGGATATTAATGTACATCACCGTGTATTGTCACGATCAATGCAGGGGCCTTTGTACTGGAGTGTTATGAGATACCTGTCAAGTCACTATATGTTTAAACTTAACGTCTGtggtttaaataatatttgtatctACGAGGGAACAGATACAGAACTAATTTCAGGTTTTTTGAGATTCTGTGGTTTTTGAGGAAAATCGTTTCGAGGTTAACGATTAGATTCCAATATTCAATATTCCGAATGATTTCGAATCAAGAGATTCTATTTTCGAGACTGGATTCCTCGCTGCTAGATACATGCCAGTATATTGAAATACAGTTTGTTTCAAATTGCCGTTGAGAATTCAGTTTGAATctatacaatattataaattgaTAAATCCACTTTCTGTAATGctgtaaagtgtttttaagaATACTTTTCCAATCTGTTCATGGTGCTGTAGGGTGAATATGAAATGTGATGAACTTGTCTGGAGTATATCGCGAGCAGCTCCTCTTAACGTACTTTGTAACAATAGATATCGGGTACCTTGTgttcataacttttttttgctcataatttgtgtttttcgCAGACGAGGGTGAAAGTAAAGAAACCGAAGAAGAGGAGGCCAAACTGACGGCAGCCATTGGGTGAGATGTGACATGCTTCTTActattaatgtattttcttttactgacttttacatttttttttagatgataCAGACTCCCAAATATgatggtttaaatttaaaacgCATACACTACATATATTGTTGCTTTGTATAAAGACCCAAAATATACtgtgaaatttttttatatatattgcaaaatacttaatttctatgaaggtactttttttttttcttctactcACTATAGTACTGCACTGTTAGATGTGCATATCCTGTAACACATGCGCCGGTACTAAGATTTgttttaagatttgttttacTCATTCTCCTCCTGATCCATCTTTGCCTGCAGTGCGACCTCTGCTCCTCCTGTTACAGAGGAGGTCACCGCGACCACAAACAACACGACTACCACCATCACCACCACTACTGGAAATGGTGTGGCCAGTCAGGTAACAAATAAAGCAACTAAACTCATTTTGATTGCTGTtgttctgaaatatatttaacatcGGCTTCAATAcataaatatcaatattaaacCTGTACattacactttttaatgttttagtgaCTTGAGTTGTGTTGTCCGTTTATATGTTTGATAGTAATTGCAAATTGGCACATTACACATCTGTAACATTTATGTTGGTTACAAATGAATATGACTCaaaaaaacacgttttgttTGTCTCAGGAGGAAGCACCTGGAGAAGATGAAGACAGTGAGAGCGATagtgatgacgatgatgatgatgtccgCGTCACCATTGGCGATATAAAAACAGGAGCGCCACAGTATGCGTAAGCATCCAAAGcttgtgcccgcaacctgaagaTTATAAGGGTTTGTTAGATAACCTGACGCTGCCTGCAACCCAAGGTCACAGAAGTGGGTTGATGAAGGTCGAAGTGCATTGATGAAGGATGACGTCCAGTGGAGTGACTGTGGTTTAACCGACTTAGATCATGTGCTTTTAAAGAACATGTCGTTACAAATCCATGAGATTCCAGTTAATCTGTGAAGcacaaaggaagatgtttttaatgaaacctgaaTCATTTCTATCCCTCAGTTGAAAGTACAGGTAATCGGGTATAGAAttaatttagtgtttatttatattttttaaacacacgCATAGCAATGTTTAGATGTAAATAAAAGCCTAGATTAAATCTCATTAACCTTCATAATGAGAAGAGATCATATTTTGTTACAAGATTGAAATCAAACGTCTTGATTCATCTGAATTAAATTTATGATGCCTTTATGACCTTTTTGCGTTTTTCAAATTAACCGAAGCCttttgggtttggaatgacagaaGGGTGTGTGAATAATGACAGGATTTAAAATCTTGGGTGACCCATCCCTTTTGTGCTTTAAATTTCCAAATGTCATTGGTATTATAAGTTCCTCCAAGTGTACGGAGGTAATAAGCAATGCGAAGGGAAAAATgagtaataaatgcatttttaataagccATTTTAATGTGGTATTGgacttgtttttactttattttgatattttattactgaaatagACTGTATTGTATTGTGCAGGGCATATGGGGGAACTCCAGTGAATCTAAACATAAAGTCAGCTGGCAGCAGAGCATATGGAGCAGGTGAGGGAAACTATATGTCTTACAAAGAGCGGCtcattctaaataaataatctgttcACTTATAGGTGCCTTTTCATGCAAAGCACCGTTTGTCAGCCTCTGAGATAATGTAAGCATGTGGTCATTAGGTACCAAAGTGAAGGGCATAGACCTCGAAGCTCCAGGCAGCATCAATGGAGTTCCAGTCCTGGAAGTGGACATGGAGTCCTTTGAGGAGAAACCATGGAGGAAGCCAGGTATGCGTTAAATTTGGACGGCATTTGTGTGGTTTTTGAATGTGGCATCTGCATATTGTtcagcatgtgtttgtgtttacaggTGCGGACTTGTCTGACTATTTTAACTATGGTTTTAATGAGGACACGTGGAAAGCGTATTGTGAAAAGCAGAAAAGGCTACGCATGGGCCTTGACATTCTCAACATTGGATCCACTACCAGCAAGATCTCAGTAAGCATAATAGTTTCTGGGGATGGGAACTGTAAAGAATTGAACCATTTTGTTATACTATTCAAAGTCCTTTTATGGTTTCTTAGGGATCTTACTAGTAATAAAATGAGTAATTATTAGTCAAGTTTGCATGTTTATAAATTCAACTTCTGACCTATTCCacctctttcttctttcaggttCAGCAGGGTCGCACAGGTAACAGTGAGAAGGAGATCACAGTTGCAGCTCATGCAGCTAAAGCAGACTTTTCCTCTCCATCTAACCTGTATAAAGCAGGTCTGAACCCAGCGAGGTAAACATGTTCTCTCACACGTTCATTGTGGAGAGTTCACTCATTTCAGTTTCCACACCCAAGTTTCAGTCTTTATGTTTGGCAATGCGTGTACAGTGTTTGTCCCGCATCTGTCATGTGGGAGAGGGGATTAGTAACTCATTTTTGCCTGTCTCCCCTTACCCATGCCCTCATAGGATATCCCCTCCACAGTGGGCAGGGCCTGCCTCTCAAGAAATGTCCTATTATACGTAAGTGGGAGGCGACATGGCCGTGGTTTGTTTTACAAGGCCTGAGTAGacatttaaacatgaaattaaacAGACTTCATTTAttgcctttttctgttttattgatAGCCATTGTTAATTTCTGTTGGAGATGTTTTAATCTACAAAGCACTATGAAAAAGTCTGCTGTTTTGACAACGAACCCAGCAATCTGgaccatttttatttgtaaaactgtgTAGTCGTTAAAGTATGTTATATTGTAGtatgaaaattgttttttttaatcaatttggGCGTGTAGGGGTAGGCGATATGACCAACATTTTGGATCACACTATAGTCATTTtgagttttgcaaaaaaaaataaaattctatgtattaagtttatatttcatataaggtttattatttcaggtttaacactgtttaaaaaatgctgatCAAAATATGTTATTGTAAGAATACAATAATTTGTATtcttaaacataatttattaatacaaatgcGCAAAAGCTAATATTgagtaaattgcattttagaCGCAATATTGCcagtttatttttgtcttgcttCTAAGAAAAGGCAAAGCcaggaataaatatataatatatatttataatgtttactGCGGTTGAAGCGGTTGAaaccaaactaaaataaaatgtgatacagaagaaaaaacttaatacttaaattataaaaagtaaaactgaaatataaatgcaataaacataaTTGCCAAGCATATaacaaaattctaaatattaataaatgctataatagtatatataataaaactataattacaCTAGTTGCCTGGCAACTGCAACGAACTAAGCTTGTGTTTCACACCTAAATTCCTCATTTGGGCTTGTCCTGACACATCCTGCCCTGTATTTCTGAATTCAAACATGTTTCTTCATTGCTCTCTCGTGTAAATGACCGAGCAGACTTGATGCATAAATACATCATCTGCTGTATGCAGTCATATCGCCCAACCCTACTGAGGTGTGCGTGGTGTGTATGCATCTGGAATAAAGAGTTGATCAACACAGAAATATATGTACGCTTTCATGAagctgtatgtgtatgtttacatTTGTTGCAGGAAGACGCCTGGGACCATAGACGTGATTGGCGGACAAACTGCCACCATAAGCAGGGTGGAAGGACGACGTCGCCACAATCTGGAGGGGAATAACATCCAGGTTACACACACGACATCTTCGTTCTTCACTGTAAAAGCGACATGCTAGAAACATATCTGGGAGTCAGTCATGTGGCTTTAACACTTGTAGGTGATCTCGGAACATCCCAGCTCTGAGGCTGAGCCTGCCAAGATGCCACCTCCCTTCTTTCCCCCGGGACCACTTCCTCCGAACATCCCGCCTCCTCCATTCCTCCCTCCTCCTGTCAGTCAGGCTCCACCTCTGATTCCACCTCCACGTAAGCATCACGACAACtgaaattgtgttattttatatatcttttcattttaaatccacaataaatgtatcaaaaaatcTAAACCATCAACACTATGGCTTCTCACTgcctttttaactttttatttttttacttttatttttagcttgtttttgttACATGTTTGTCATAGGCTAACATAGGCTATTTTGTTAGCAGTgttttcatctgtttttttttttgttgttttttttcttgcttttaacAGGGATGCCTATCACTGTTCCTCCACCCAGTAAGTTAAATGCGCAGTAACATAACAAACATAGCAAATGTAAAGGTCCTTGCACACCaagtctgaatttttttttccctcttattTATCCTTTCCTTATTTATCCTTTCCTATCTGTTACTGTATCTTGCTACTGTTGTGAAATGCAGAAAATCCAacctaatttttatttatttattttttttttaaataactcatGAATGTTTCAGAGTGTGATTGACACATGTGatcgcatttatttattaatgtgcgAAAACTTCAGTGTGCAGTGACCTTAACTCACGATTAACCTCTGTATGTTTCCAAAGCACCTGATTTCTGAAACTGCGAACTTTAGAACTGTGTGTAAAATCAAATAACAATTTTGCACTTTTTACTGTTGatatgtctttatttaaatcttgtttgTGTTGTAGATTTTCCCCCTCCCACTGGAGGACCTCCTCCTTCACTTATCCCAACTATGGACAAGTAGGTGTAACTTTGCTACTCAACTAATAGTTTTTTGAACATTGGTGTACATGGAtgggtatttaaaaaaaaaaaaaaaaagaagctattaAAGACTATTAATCCTTCACAAAACCTGCAAGAATGGATTAATGGctcctgaaaattcagctttcctATCACAGGAAcaaacttgtttgtttttagggtCCTGTATTTAGATTTAAGTACATACTGTTTTTGAAGTGTCGTTTTCTTTTACACTGTGTCTCTACGTTACCTTTAATCGCCACTTTAACACTTCATTAATTGCCTGTGTGATGTATTTAGCAGTGGGCACCCAGGAGGATATGACGGACGTCCTGTTGCTCCATACCCTTTTCCTACAGGTAAGTGGAAGACTATCTCCCCAGTCTATTCACCTGAAAAACTCAATTTAGATCTCAGTACAGATCACAAACGCTTAAATACTTTCCAGGCTTTATTAAGCACACTGGGGGTTGTTTCGTTTTCAGGTGGGTTTCCTCCACCCATGCAAGGAGCTGTTAACCCGTGGCCTGGTTTGATGGACAACCCGAAACAGTGGGAATACTACCCTCGACGAgacaaagagagggaaaaagagcgagagagagacaggccgAGGGAAAGGGGCCATGAGAGAGACCATAGTCCCTCCGCTGTGGCTTATAACAGGTGAGGGATGATGTCGAAATACTCCTTCAGTACTGTTTGTCTGTTTGAAAGTATAAAGTGTTGATAAACTGGCAAATGTagacattcatttaaatttagttttatcaGTAAATGTTATTCCAAAAAAATCCTTTCAAGGTTTAAAACCATTAGCACTGATTTGTCTGGTTCTGTTTATAAGCATTTGATTTATATACTTGCAGCGATGAGGAACGCTATCGCTCTTACCGCGACTACGGAGACCGAGCGTATGAGAGGCACCGAGAGCGAGCGAGCCGTGAGAAGGAGGAGCGTCATAGAGAGaggagacacagagagaaagaggaaggcAGGCACAAGTCATCACGGAGGTACTCTACAAGGGAGTCGGAAGTTAACGGAGGCTTGGGGGGAAAAATGgcaaagaaaagaataaaaatgtggcTCTTGAGTGCCAATGATATTAGTTCCGAAGAAAGCCACAGCAGCATTACTGCACATCAACGGACACAGCAATGTTTTGTTCCCTgaataaagggatagttcagggatgaaaaaaatacaatggaagtcaatggggaccatcGGCTGTTTGGTTACCCACATTCTTCATAATGTCTTTTGTCTACAACAGAATGAGTGAATGCTTCAGTGACCCATTCACTTGTTTCATTACTAAATACTTTGCTTTCATTACTACTCAgccattttgaacaaatcaacCAAATGAATGACTTGTTTATTCACTTGTTAAGACTGAGGCTGtgtccagtaaaaaaaaaaaaaaaaagtagctctTTTTGGAAAAGTAATTTATGAGTGTTAAAAAACTTTAATGTAGTACGTCTGGATTAAATTTCTACTATATTCGTCACAtgataatatacatatttaaaatagtattaatgATATGCTTAGATATTCTCTG is a window from the Puntigrus tetrazona isolate hp1 chromosome 1, ASM1883169v1, whole genome shotgun sequence genome containing:
- the fip1l1b gene encoding pre-mRNA 3'-end-processing factor FIP1 isoform X1, whose protein sequence is MSAEEADKTTTTDASAGDEEEEWLYGDEGESKETEEEEAKLTAAIGATSAPPVTEEVTATTNNTTTTITTTTGNGVASQEEAPGEDEDSESDSDDDDDDVRVTIGDIKTGAPQYAAYGGTPVNLNIKSAGSRAYGAGTKVKGIDLEAPGSINGVPVLEVDMESFEEKPWRKPGADLSDYFNYGFNEDTWKAYCEKQKRLRMGLDILNIGSTTSKISVQQGRTGNSEKEITVAAHAAKADFSSPSNLYKAGLNPARISPPQWAGPASQEMSYYTKTPGTIDVIGGQTATISRVEGRRRHNLEGNNIQVISEHPSSEAEPAKMPPPFFPPGPLPPNIPPPPFLPPPVSQAPPLIPPPRMPITVPPPNFPPPTGGPPPSLIPTMDNSGHPGGYDGRPVAPYPFPTGGFPPPMQGAVNPWPGLMDNPKQWEYYPRRDKEREKERERDRPRERGHERDHSPSAVAYNSDEERYRSYRDYGDRAYERHRERASREKEERHRERRHREKEEGRHKSSRSSSRRRHDSEEGDSHRRHKHKKSKRSKEGKEPSEERSADQENQEAME
- the fip1l1b gene encoding pre-mRNA 3'-end-processing factor FIP1 isoform X3; translation: MSAEEADKTTTTDASAGDEEEEWLYGDEGESKETEEEEAKLTAAIGATSAPPVTEEVTATTNNTTTTITTTTGNGVASQEEAPGEDEDSESDSDDDDDDVRVTIGDIKTGAPQYAAYGGTPVNLNIKSAGSRAYGAGTKVKGIDLEAPGSINGVPVLEVDMESFEEKPWRKPGADLSDYFNYGFNEDTWKAYCEKQKRLRMGLDILNIGSTTSKISVQQGRTGNSEKEITVAAHAAKADFSSPSNLYKAGLNPARISPPQWAGPASQEMSYYTKTPGTIDVIGGQTATISRVEGRRRHNLEGNNIQVISEHPSSEAEPAKMPPPFFPPGPLPPNIPPPPFLPPPVSQAPPLIPPPRMPITVPPPNFPPPTGGPPPSLIPTMDNGHPGGYDGRPVAPYPFPTGGFPPPMQGAVNPWPGLMDNPKQWEYYPRRDKEREKERERDRPRERGHERDHSPSAVAYNSDEERYRSYRDYGDRAYERHRERASREKEERHRERRHREKEEGRHKSSRSSSRRRHDSEEGDSHRRHKHKKSKRSKEGKEPSEERSADQENQEAME
- the fip1l1b gene encoding pre-mRNA 3'-end-processing factor FIP1 isoform X5; translated protein: MSAEEADKTTTTDASAGDEEEEWLYGDEGESKETEEEEAKLTAAIGATSAPPVTEEVTATTNNTTTTITTTTGNGVASQEEAPGEDEDSESDSDDDDDDVRVTIGDIKTGAPQYAAYGGTPVNLNIKSAGSRAYGAGTKVKGIDLEAPGSINGVPVLEVDMESFEEKPWRKPGADLSDYFNYGFNEDTWKAYCEKQKRLRMGLDILNIGSTTSKISVQQGRTGNSEKEITVAAHAAKADFSSPSNLYKAGLNPARKTPGTIDVIGGQTATISRVEGRRRHNLEGNNIQVISEHPSSEAEPAKMPPPFFPPGPLPPNIPPPPFLPPPVSQAPPLIPPPRMPITVPPPNFPPPTGGPPPSLIPTMDNGHPGGYDGRPVAPYPFPTGGFPPPMQGAVNPWPGLMDNPKQWEYYPRRDKEREKERERDRPRERGHERDHSPSAVAYNSDEERYRSYRDYGDRAYERHRERASREKEERHRERRHREKEEGRHKSSRSSSRRRHDSEEGDSHRRHKHKKSKRSKEGKEPSEERSADQENQEAME
- the fip1l1b gene encoding pre-mRNA 3'-end-processing factor FIP1 isoform X2, translated to MSAEEADKTTTTDASAGDEEEEWLYGDEGESKETEEEEAKLTAAIGATSAPPVTEEVTATTNNTTTTITTTTGNGVASQEEAPGEDEDSESDSDDDDDDVRVTIGDIKTGAPQYAAYGGTPVNLNIKSAGSRAYGAGTKVKGIDLEAPGSINGVPVLEVDMESFEEKPWRKPGADLSDYFNYGFNEDTWKAYCEKQKRLRMGLDILNIGSTTSKISVQQGRTGNSEKEITVAAHAAKADFSSPSNLYKAGLNPARISPPQWAGPASQEMSYYTKTPGTIDVIGGQTATISRVEGRRRHNLEGNNIQVISEHPSSEAEPAKMPPPFFPPGPLPPNIPPPPFLPPPVSQAPPLIPPPRMPITVPPPNFPPPTGGPPPSLIPTMDNSGHPGGYDGRPVAPYPFPTGGFPPPMQGAVNPWPGLMDNPKQWEYYPRRDKEREKERERDRPRERGHERDHSPSAVAYNSDEERYRSYRDYGDRAYERHRERASREKEERHRERRHREKEEGRHKSSRSSRRRHDSEEGDSHRRHKHKKSKRSKEGKEPSEERSADQENQEAME
- the fip1l1b gene encoding pre-mRNA 3'-end-processing factor FIP1 isoform X4 — protein: MSAEEADKTTTTDASAGDEEEEWLYGDEGESKETEEEEAKLTAAIGATSAPPVTEEVTATTNNTTTTITTTTGNGVASQEEAPGEDEDSESDSDDDDDDVRVTIGDIKTGAPQYAAYGGTPVNLNIKSAGSRAYGAGTKVKGIDLEAPGSINGVPVLEVDMESFEEKPWRKPGADLSDYFNYGFNEDTWKAYCEKQKRLRMGLDILNIGSTTSKISVQQGRTGNSEKEITVAAHAAKADFSSPSNLYKAGLNPARKTPGTIDVIGGQTATISRVEGRRRHNLEGNNIQVISEHPSSEAEPAKMPPPFFPPGPLPPNIPPPPFLPPPVSQAPPLIPPPRMPITVPPPNFPPPTGGPPPSLIPTMDNSGHPGGYDGRPVAPYPFPTGGFPPPMQGAVNPWPGLMDNPKQWEYYPRRDKEREKERERDRPRERGHERDHSPSAVAYNSDEERYRSYRDYGDRAYERHRERASREKEERHRERRHREKEEGRHKSSRSSSRRRHDSEEGDSHRRHKHKKSKRSKEGKEPSEERSADQENQEAME